The nucleotide window TGTGTAAATATCAGGCCTCAACTTTGAGATCTGCATTTCAGAGAACAACTGCATTGTTAAATCTAACTGTCTGTTTTCCACAAGACCtgcaagaatgctgttccatgTATAAATGTTTGGATGATAACCATCTCCTTTCATCTTCTCAAGAAGATATTGAATTCTTTCAATCTGGTTACTGCGAGCATAGCCTGAGATCAGAGCATTCCATGTTGGCACATCCTTCTCCATCACCTCATCAAAAGCCATCTGGGCAGCCGTTAGGTCCTGGCATTTAGAGTACATTTCCACCAGAGCCCCACCAACAAAGGTATCCGATTGCAAGCCCTTGACAAGGGCTTGGGCATGTATCTCCTTCCCTTGCCTCAAAGAAATTGTATCGGCACAAGCAGTCAAAACACTCCCTAAAGTAAAAGAATCTGACTCAATCCCTTCTTCCATTAGCATATTCTGAAACATGCTGAAAGCTTCATCAAACATGAAGTTTCTAACGTAACCTGAAATAATCGAGTTCCATGAAATTAAATCCCTTTCTATTCCTAAAACATCCATGAAATCAAAGAGCTCCTTGGCCTTGGAGACATCACCGCTTTCGCAATACCCAACAATCATTGTATTACAAGATAGTACATTTTTCAGagagaattttaaaaagatcTTAGCCGCACCTCCCATATCACCACACCTCCTGTACACATCAACTAATGCATTCACCACAACAGGGTTAGAGATAAAATCATGTCTCGTGATATAACCATGGAGTTGCTTTCCAAGGTCAAGCCTTTGTAATCTAGCACATGCTGGAAGAACACCCGCCAAGGTTTGAGCATTCGGTACAAGCCCTTCTACTTGCATTCTAAATAGCATCTCTATGGCTTCCTCGTCATAACCATTCTGGGCAAACCCTCCTATAACTGCACTCCAAGAAACAACATTTGGCATGGAATAATCTAAAGACTTCATTTTCTCCAAAAACTCCAATGCCTCATAAACCATCCCATTAGCAGCACAAGCTGTTATAACAGAATTCCATGTTACACTATCTCTTTCAGGCATCTTTACTAAAACTTTCTTAGCATCATCCAAGCTTCCACATTTACCATACATATCTATCAAAGCATTACTCACATAAATATTCAAACAAAACCGAAACTTTATCACCAACCCATGTAACTGCCTCCCTAGTTCTACACTACCAAGGCCACTACAAGCCTTAAACACTAAAGGAAACACAAAGAAATCCAATTCAACACCGTCAAATTGCAATACTTGAAAGAGTAAAAACGCTTCCTCAAACAGGCCATGATCCAAATACACACTAAGAATTGCTTTCCACGAATGCAAGTTTCTCATTGGCATCGTTTCAAACAAAAAGTCTGCATCTTTTAACAAACCACACCTTGCATACATTTGAAGCAACTTGGTATCTACAAATCCATCAGCATCGAACCCAGTTTTGATTGTGTGAGCATGAACCTGCTTTCCCAGTTTTGGGCATTTACAAGAATCAAGAACTGAAGCATACTTGCTTGTATTTAATGGCTTATTGTCTAGTAGAGAGAAATTGGACTGGTTTTTTTGCTGAGAAATGTTAACCGGTTGATGGGCTTGTTTCAGTTTCTGAAAGGAAAGGGCAGTGAGGTTGTGAGGAGTGTTGGGGACATGGTTAAGTGGTGATGGGGGGCAAGCAATGGGTTCCAGCAGTTGGCTAGTCATTTTGGCTCATGGACAGGACAAGGTGCCCCTTCTCTTTGCAAGAAAACAGGCATGAAAAGTCGAACACATAAACATGGCAAATTGCTCAACGGGTGAATTAGTAATTACATCATATGGTCCTCAGATATTTTACACATAAACGGTAAACGTACGTTGttatcttaagattttatatttactaGAAATGCTCTTAAATACTAATGGAGTATTTGAaagtttggtattttttatttttttaaagtatattttatttgaaaaaaattaatatttattttagtatttttgatagttttgatgtgttgatataaacaaattattttaatatatttttaagtaaaaattatgtttttaaaatattttgcacaAATAGGTTAAATATGCaagtaatttaataatattttttgttatattactattattatgcACACGGTAAGCtgcaataattaatataaagatttgTTGAAATTTTCATTATTAGGAAAAATCTAAACTTCATtttctaattaatgtttttttttattgttttaaaaagttttaggTTTAGTTTGTTTAAGAAGTTGCGtctatattttgtttaaaacacGAACACAATATGTttgataatagtaaaaaaaaaagtagtttattGTTCATGGGACCCATTGAAATCTTTGTTTGTAATGTACGGCAAAAGAAAGCAGCGCTGAGCTGTTTTTGTGGAGAATACATCACttttcactgttcacgtgaatagtAAAGTCACCTTTCATTGTTCCGCCCAGACCAAGTCCGGTTCAAAGCCAAACGCATTAAACcgggtccgacccagtaaaataaaaaaaatatttttttatttttaattgtgttttatttaaaaaattagtgtttaacattattcaatgacactacataaattagacggaGATTGCTTAATGacatgatatttataaaatttaatcacaatcccaattttattcttgatgatattttacctgatgttgttgcgcgctcaaaaaatcatgaaatctgtaattcttgtcgaatgaattatatataatggaattgtagattgtttaatgaaacaataaaaaatattttatataaagtattatttatttcatgaagtaataacaatagttaaatttacaatatttaaattaaaaaccatcaatataaatatatattttttgaaattattttataattttaatttgaaaaacatttttaaccaaacacattaaactactttttatttaatttcaattttaaacaaatttaaaaatcatgtttttcaattgaaacatgtacaaattatattttatccatTCTTATTAAACCGTGTTATTttactctcttttcttttaaaaaaaaaagctattaaGCAAAAATGGCCTTCGAAAAGATGGAGCTACTGCTACTGATAGAACTTCTGTACATTATAGATTTAAGCTCCCTTTTAAGAGCAAATGCAAATGAGGTCCAAATCTCCTTTGAGACAACTTGATTTAGGGAGCTCGGTCCCTTCGATCATGCTAGTGCATCGAGCTCTCCCTGTCAAAGGAAACTTGGAGCCACAGGTACTGTCTCGCATTTTGGGTACCGGGGAATAAGTGAGCAGAAATGAACAATGAAGAAACTGCACAATAGCATGGTGAGCAAGATCCCCAGCTTCTCTATCAGACAAGAAACTAGCCTCTGCTATaacaataaaaggaaaatacaagCCAAATTAATACACACCAAGACAATGCAACTTGAGCAACCTTCTTCCCCTCAGTAGGTGCTCTCGCTAGCATTCACAGACACATGTCAAACTGCATGCAGATGATCAGTGCAATATGTACATGGCTGCTGCACAGTGAGTTCCAATAAATGCATAAATCTTGGATTTGACAAGCAAGTCCGTACATGACACCATAAcatgcaaagaaaaagaaaacaaatttcaagacaATAGCTTGCAAAATCAACACAATTATTAGTTTGATAAAAAG belongs to Populus nigra chromosome 18, ddPopNigr1.1, whole genome shotgun sequence and includes:
- the LOC133678294 gene encoding pentatricopeptide repeat-containing protein At2g13600-like; this translates as MTSQLLEPIACPPSPLNHVPNTPHNLTALSFQKLKQAHQPVNISQQKNQSNFSLLDNKPLNTSKYASVLDSCKCPKLGKQVHAHTIKTGFDADGFVDTKLLQMYARCGLLKDADFLFETMPMRNLHSWKAILSVYLDHGLFEEAFLLFQVLQFDGVELDFFVFPLVFKACSGLGSVELGRQLHGLVIKFRFCLNIYVSNALIDMYGKCGSLDDAKKVLVKMPERDSVTWNSVITACAANGMVYEALEFLEKMKSLDYSMPNVVSWSAVIGGFAQNGYDEEAIEMLFRMQVEGLVPNAQTLAGVLPACARLQRLDLGKQLHGYITRHDFISNPVVVNALVDVYRRCGDMGGAAKIFLKFSLKNVLSCNTMIVGYCESGDVSKAKELFDFMDVLGIERDLISWNSIISGYVRNFMFDEAFSMFQNMLMEEGIESDSFTLGSVLTACADTISLRQGKEIHAQALVKGLQSDTFVGGALVEMYSKCQDLTAAQMAFDEVMEKDVPTWNALISGYARSNQIERIQYLLEKMKGDGYHPNIYTWNSILAGLVENRQLDLTMQLFSEMQISKLRPDIYTVGIILPACSRLATLERGKQAHAHSIKCGYDKDVHIGAALVDMYAKCGSLKYAQLAYDRISNPNLVSHNAMLTAYAMHGHGEEGISLFQTMLALGFIPDHVTFLSVLSSCVHVGSVETGCKFFDLMGYYNVKPTLKHYTSMVDLLSRSGQLHEAYELIKKMPVECDSVLWGALLGGCVTYGNIELGKIAAERLIELEPNNSGNYVLLANLHAYARRWTDLARVRGMMKDRGMHKSPGCSWIEDKNEIHSFLACDRSHKRAEEIYATLDYLALHMKTGMVHG